A single window of Nocardioides kongjuensis DNA harbors:
- a CDS encoding DUF4126 family protein: protein MESLALAFSSGWASGINSYLVVLVLGLADRLGSFDEVPDVLARWDVLAVAALMYAFEFVADKIPYVDSAWDVVSTLIRPVVGGAVGVLIAGDSGSISELVGGTVGGGSALAAHSVKTGTRMAVNTVPEPFSNIGLSIGEDVAVLAVVAFAVEHPYAAASIAALLLLAGVVLLWLAWRTVRRGWARFRAWREGRAAARTPTG, encoded by the coding sequence GTGGAATCACTCGCCCTGGCGTTCTCCTCGGGCTGGGCCAGCGGGATCAACAGCTACCTGGTCGTGCTGGTGCTCGGCCTGGCCGACCGGCTGGGCTCCTTCGACGAGGTCCCGGACGTGCTGGCGCGTTGGGACGTCCTCGCCGTCGCCGCGCTCATGTACGCCTTCGAGTTCGTCGCCGACAAGATCCCCTACGTCGACTCCGCCTGGGACGTCGTCTCGACGCTGATCCGGCCGGTCGTGGGCGGTGCGGTCGGCGTGCTCATCGCCGGTGACTCGGGCTCGATCAGCGAGCTGGTCGGCGGCACGGTGGGCGGTGGCAGCGCGCTCGCGGCGCACTCGGTCAAGACCGGCACGCGGATGGCGGTCAACACCGTGCCCGAGCCGTTCAGCAACATCGGCCTCAGCATCGGCGAGGACGTCGCGGTGCTGGCCGTGGTCGCCTTCGCGGTCGAGCACCCGTACGCCGCGGCGTCGATCGCCGCGCTCCTCCTGCTCGCCGGCGTGGTCCTTCTCTGGCTGGCCTGGCGGACCGTACGACGCGGCTGGGCCCGGTTCCGCGCCTGGCGCGAGGGGCGGGCCGCGGCGCGCACGCCGACCGGCTGA
- a CDS encoding ROK family transcriptional regulator, with the protein MTSERSDHAPGSTASLRAANQRRVLDVLRSTTDGEAATVFTQAELARATGLARATVSNIVRDLGQAGLVDTEAGSGRRGSAVRLSEGAGIVAGVDFGHSHLAVAIGDLTGRVLAEERRAIPPEFPHEEALALAVAMTDELRPAGAALRHVGLGLPAPVTDGVVQSAAIFPGWRNVDARTVGSEAFGSPVDVENDANLGALAEHRIGEGRGTDSSVFVKISSGVGAGIILRNELFQGTAGSAGEIGHLTFDEQGPLCRCGSRGCLETYTSVQAVQGLLASQLPGASLDEIIATAETGDVLARRALEDAGLHLGWGLAAVVNLMNPSVVVIGGDMARAGELLLESVRTGLRRHALDTLALTPVVASRLGERASLLGAALLAAERTELLVD; encoded by the coding sequence ATGACGTCGGAGCGCAGCGACCACGCGCCGGGATCGACCGCGTCGCTGCGCGCGGCGAACCAGCGCCGCGTGCTCGACGTGCTGCGCTCGACCACCGACGGCGAGGCGGCCACGGTGTTCACCCAGGCCGAGCTCGCGCGGGCGACGGGGCTGGCCCGGGCCACGGTGTCGAACATCGTGCGCGACCTCGGGCAGGCCGGGCTGGTCGACACCGAGGCCGGCAGCGGGCGCCGCGGCTCCGCCGTACGCCTCTCGGAGGGGGCCGGCATCGTCGCCGGCGTCGACTTCGGGCACAGCCACCTCGCGGTCGCGATCGGCGACCTCACCGGCCGGGTGCTCGCCGAGGAGCGACGTGCCATCCCACCGGAGTTCCCCCACGAGGAGGCGCTCGCGCTCGCGGTCGCGATGACCGACGAGCTGCGACCCGCCGGGGCGGCCCTGCGCCACGTCGGACTCGGCCTCCCGGCGCCCGTCACCGACGGCGTCGTGCAGAGCGCCGCGATCTTCCCCGGCTGGCGCAACGTGGACGCCCGCACCGTCGGCTCCGAGGCGTTCGGCTCCCCCGTCGACGTCGAGAACGACGCCAACCTCGGCGCCCTCGCCGAGCACCGGATCGGCGAGGGACGCGGCACCGACAGCTCGGTGTTCGTGAAGATCTCCTCCGGTGTCGGTGCCGGCATCATCTTGCGCAACGAGCTGTTCCAGGGCACGGCCGGGAGCGCCGGCGAGATCGGGCACCTGACCTTCGACGAGCAGGGACCCCTGTGCCGCTGCGGCAGCCGCGGCTGCCTGGAGACCTACACCTCCGTGCAGGCCGTCCAGGGCCTGCTCGCCAGCCAGCTCCCCGGCGCCAGCCTCGACGAGATCATCGCGACCGCCGAGACCGGCGACGTCCTGGCCCGCCGGGCCCTCGAGGACGCGGGCCTGCACCTCGGCTGGGGCCTGGCCGCCGTGGTCAACCTGATGAACCCCTCGGTCGTCGTCATCGGCGGCGACATGGCCCGCGCCGGCGAGCTGCTGCTCGAGTCGGTCCGGACCGGCCTGCGGCGCCACGCCCTCGACACGCTCGCGCTCACCCCCGTCGTCGCGAGCCGACTCGGCGAGCGGGCCTCACTGCTGGGTGCCGCGCTGCTCGCCGCGGAGCGGACCGAGCTGCTCGTCGACTGA
- a CDS encoding sugar ABC transporter substrate-binding protein: MSTSARRVAAAGAALFLGAVALSACGANDAEKGGSDGGKAGTIALLLPESKTTRYEAHDRPLFEAKVKDLCSDCKVLYYNADQDEAKQAQQMTTALDQGADVVVLDPVNGEGATGMVDEAKGQDVPVIAYDRFIENADYYMSFDNETVGKMQAQALVDAMGNKGDILMLNGAPSDPNAAQFKAGAHSVLDSSGVKILAEYDNPDWSPENAQQWTTDQLNKYDPAKIGGVYAANDGQAGGVIAALTDHIAADKLPPITGQDAEVAAIQRIIAGEQTMTIYKPIPIEAETAAEVAVLLAHGDDVPGTTDTGIAKSEYKSVPSYIFTPIVVTKENVASTIIADGFYKASEICTGEYAKACTEAGVS; this comes from the coding sequence ATGTCCACTTCAGCTCGTCGAGTTGCCGCCGCCGGTGCGGCCCTGTTCCTCGGTGCCGTCGCGCTCAGCGCGTGCGGCGCCAATGACGCCGAGAAGGGCGGTAGCGACGGTGGCAAGGCAGGCACCATCGCGCTGCTCCTGCCGGAGTCGAAGACCACCCGCTACGAGGCCCACGACCGCCCGCTGTTCGAGGCGAAGGTCAAGGACCTGTGCAGCGACTGCAAGGTGCTCTACTACAACGCCGACCAGGACGAGGCCAAGCAGGCCCAGCAGATGACCACCGCCCTGGACCAGGGCGCCGACGTCGTCGTGCTCGACCCGGTCAACGGCGAGGGCGCCACCGGCATGGTCGACGAGGCGAAGGGCCAGGACGTCCCGGTCATCGCCTACGACCGGTTCATCGAGAACGCCGACTACTACATGTCCTTCGACAACGAGACGGTCGGCAAGATGCAGGCCCAGGCGCTCGTCGACGCGATGGGCAACAAGGGCGACATCCTCATGCTCAACGGCGCCCCCAGCGACCCGAACGCCGCGCAGTTCAAGGCGGGTGCGCACAGCGTGCTCGACAGCAGTGGGGTGAAGATCCTCGCCGAGTACGACAACCCGGACTGGAGCCCGGAGAACGCCCAGCAGTGGACCACCGACCAGCTCAACAAGTACGACCCGGCCAAGATCGGAGGCGTGTACGCCGCCAACGACGGTCAGGCCGGTGGCGTGATCGCCGCACTGACCGACCACATCGCGGCCGACAAGCTGCCGCCGATCACGGGCCAGGACGCCGAGGTCGCCGCGATCCAGCGGATCATCGCGGGTGAGCAGACGATGACGATCTACAAGCCGATCCCGATCGAGGCCGAGACCGCCGCCGAGGTGGCCGTCCTGCTCGCGCACGGCGACGACGTGCCCGGCACCACCGACACCGGCATCGCGAAGTCGGAGTACAAGAGCGTGCCGTCGTACATCTTCACGCCGATCGTGGTCACCAAGGAGAACGTCGCCAGCACGATCATCGCCGACGGCTTCTACAAGGCCTCGGAGATCTGCACCGGTGAGTACGCGAAGGCCTGCACGGAGGCCGGCGTCTCCTGA
- a CDS encoding ATP-binding cassette domain-containing protein, which yields MSVIENEVAVRGTGEVVLSLTGINKRFGAVQALTDVALTVRAGEVVALVGDNGAGKSTLVKTIAGVYQPDAGVIEFAGSPVTVAGPAGAQHLGIATVFQDLALCDNLDVVANLFLGKEHHLGPVINEVTMEREAWRLLRSLSAKIPSVRIPVAGLSGGQRQTVAIARSLVGNPKVVMLDEPTAALGVAQTAEVLNLVERLREQGLAVILISHNMADVQAVSDRIVVLRLGRNAAEFRTEEATTDQLVAAITGASDNVVAQRAARRAGHPEGDHS from the coding sequence ATGTCCGTCATCGAGAACGAGGTCGCGGTCAGGGGCACGGGCGAGGTCGTCCTGTCCCTGACCGGGATCAACAAGCGTTTCGGCGCCGTCCAGGCGCTCACCGACGTCGCGCTGACCGTCCGGGCCGGCGAGGTGGTCGCCCTCGTGGGCGACAACGGTGCGGGCAAGTCGACGCTGGTGAAGACCATCGCCGGCGTCTACCAGCCCGACGCCGGGGTCATCGAGTTCGCCGGGTCGCCGGTCACGGTCGCCGGCCCGGCGGGTGCCCAGCACCTCGGCATCGCCACGGTGTTCCAGGACCTCGCGCTGTGCGACAACCTCGACGTCGTCGCCAACCTGTTCCTGGGCAAGGAGCACCACCTCGGCCCGGTCATCAACGAGGTCACCATGGAGCGGGAGGCCTGGCGGCTGCTGCGCAGCCTGTCGGCCAAGATCCCCTCGGTGCGGATCCCGGTCGCCGGCCTGTCCGGCGGCCAGCGGCAGACCGTCGCGATCGCGCGCTCCCTGGTCGGCAACCCGAAGGTGGTCATGCTCGACGAGCCGACCGCCGCGCTGGGTGTCGCGCAGACCGCCGAGGTGCTCAACCTCGTCGAGCGGCTGCGCGAGCAGGGCCTCGCCGTCATCCTGATCAGCCACAACATGGCCGACGTGCAGGCGGTGTCCGACCGGATCGTCGTCCTGCGCCTGGGTCGCAACGCCGCGGAGTTCCGCACCGAGGAGGCGACCACCGACCAGCTGGTCGCCGCCATCACCGGCGCGTCCGACAACGTCGTCGCCCAGCGCGCCGCCCGCCGCGCCGGCCACCCCGAGGGGGACCACTCGTGA
- a CDS encoding ABC transporter permease subunit — MTDQLTNQPAGQTPGQTPAVDATDERLVRVVSPGDYLRHLAGRLRGGDLGMLPVVLGLVAICVFFYSQEPTFLSSRSLVTMTLYAAPLGVIALGIVLVLLLGEIDLSVGTVSGFTSATTAVMFVGHGQSLALSILAAIALGALIGAGYAVLFVWVGVPSFVFTLAGLLAFEGALYWVLGDQGTINLPRDSGLPVFTRQKFLSDGQGYALVAVVVAVYVGSRLWSIRQKRAAGLTPPNLLAVIIKGAALAVGLGWLTYYLGIDRGWGYLPVLFAGLVVVVDLLLRRTRWGRYVYAVGGNEEAARRAGIRVGLVYGSVFVLCSTFAALGGVLVAGQLTTVSQSSGTTDTNLTAIAAAVIGGTSLFGGRGSAYSALLGILVLQAIRTGLNLMNVDSDVRLIVTGAVLLLAVAIDSVARRARSSSGRG, encoded by the coding sequence GTGACCGACCAGCTCACCAACCAACCTGCCGGCCAGACACCCGGCCAGACGCCCGCGGTCGATGCCACCGACGAGCGGCTCGTCCGGGTCGTCTCGCCCGGCGACTACCTGCGCCACCTCGCGGGCCGTCTGCGCGGCGGCGACCTCGGCATGCTGCCGGTCGTCCTCGGCCTGGTCGCGATCTGCGTGTTCTTCTACAGCCAGGAGCCGACGTTCCTGTCCTCGCGCAGCCTGGTGACCATGACGCTGTACGCCGCACCACTCGGCGTCATCGCCCTCGGCATCGTGCTCGTGCTGCTGCTCGGCGAGATCGACCTCAGCGTCGGCACGGTCTCCGGGTTCACCTCGGCGACCACGGCCGTCATGTTCGTCGGCCACGGGCAGTCCCTGGCGTTGTCGATCCTCGCCGCGATCGCGCTCGGTGCCCTCATCGGTGCCGGGTACGCCGTGCTCTTCGTCTGGGTCGGCGTCCCCAGCTTCGTGTTCACCCTGGCGGGCCTGCTCGCCTTCGAGGGTGCCCTCTACTGGGTGCTCGGCGACCAGGGCACGATCAACCTGCCTCGTGACTCCGGGCTGCCGGTCTTCACCCGGCAGAAGTTCCTGTCCGACGGGCAGGGCTACGCGCTGGTCGCGGTCGTGGTGGCGGTCTACGTCGGCTCGCGGCTGTGGAGCATCCGCCAGAAGCGCGCTGCCGGCCTCACCCCGCCCAACCTGCTCGCGGTGATCATCAAGGGGGCGGCCCTGGCGGTCGGCCTCGGCTGGCTGACCTACTACCTCGGCATCGACCGCGGCTGGGGCTACCTGCCGGTGCTCTTCGCGGGCCTGGTCGTGGTCGTGGACCTGCTCCTGCGGCGTACCCGCTGGGGGCGCTACGTCTACGCCGTCGGCGGCAACGAGGAGGCGGCCCGCCGCGCCGGCATCCGCGTCGGCCTGGTCTACGGCTCGGTGTTCGTGCTCTGCTCGACCTTCGCCGCCCTCGGCGGCGTGCTCGTCGCCGGCCAGCTCACGACGGTCTCCCAGTCCAGCGGTACGACGGACACGAACCTCACGGCGATCGCCGCCGCCGTCATCGGCGGCACCAGTCTCTTCGGCGGCCGCGGCTCGGCGTACTCCGCCCTGCTCGGCATCCTCGTGCTGCAGGCGATCCGCACCGGCCTCAACCTGATGAACGTCGACTCCGACGTCCGCCTGATCGTCACCGGTGCGGTGCTGCTGCTCGCGGTGGCGATCGACTCCGTGGCCCGCCGCGCCCGCTCCAGCAGCGGCAGAGGCTAG
- a CDS encoding bifunctional FO biosynthesis protein CofGH, with the protein MSEVPTPQQVRRALARAERGAALDVAETTALLAATGAELDRLTAAAAKVRDAGLVAAGRAGIVTYSPKVFIPITRLCRDRCHYCTFVETPTQAAREGRAPYLSPDEILDIARRGAQLGCLEALFTLGDRPEDRWPEAQAWLDEQGYDSTLAYIRAMAIRVLEETGLLPHLNPGVMSWEELNRLKPVSPSMGMMLETTSRRLFETRGLAHFGSPDKDPEVRLRVLEDAGRHGIPFTTGLLVGIGETLSERAETIFALRATSRAYGAVQEVIVQNFRAKPDTAMRHVDDLDLAEYRAAIAVTRLVLGPRARIQAPPNLVDLSECKALLDAGVDDWGGVSPLTPDHVNPERPWPSLDRLRSITATCGFELRPRLTVHPEYVVGSLQRGEAWIDPRLHAHVAALAGPDGLAIPEVRPSGLPWQEPDGGFEADHGRGRTDLHAAIDDDGPAGGRTDDRRSDFGSVYGDWAAVGEAAAVTGLIDGAPAVLHAEGGDALRAAEAAAESGLVDLSDEHALTLMTAEGDLLREVVRLADALRKQVVGDDVTYVVNRNINFTNVCYVGCRFCAFAQRRTDADAYSLSYAEVADRAQEAWDLGATEVCMQGGIDPELPASAYFDIAAAVKQRVPDMHVHAFSPMEVVNGTARTGLSIEDFLIKARESGLGSLPGTAAEILDDEVRWVLTKGKLPARTWIEIVSTAHRIGLPTTSTMMYGHVDNPRHWVGHLGVLKQVQDTAAENGSSGFTEFVPLPFVHTSAPIYLAGVARPGPTLRDNLAVHAMARILLHGRIANIQTSWVKLGVDGTRAMLNAGANDLGGTLMEETISRMAGSEHGSAKTVEELTEIGAGIDRPVRERTTLYGEPPVRAGRSGVS; encoded by the coding sequence ATGTCCGAGGTGCCCACCCCCCAGCAGGTCCGCCGGGCGCTCGCCCGCGCCGAGCGCGGTGCCGCGCTCGACGTCGCGGAGACGACCGCTCTGCTCGCCGCGACCGGCGCGGAGCTCGACCGGCTGACCGCGGCTGCGGCGAAGGTCCGCGACGCGGGCCTGGTCGCCGCAGGGCGCGCCGGGATCGTGACGTACTCGCCGAAGGTGTTCATCCCGATCACCAGGCTGTGCCGCGACCGGTGCCACTACTGCACCTTCGTGGAGACCCCGACCCAGGCCGCGCGCGAGGGGCGGGCGCCGTACCTGTCCCCCGACGAGATCCTCGACATCGCCCGCCGGGGCGCCCAGCTCGGCTGCCTCGAGGCGCTGTTCACCCTCGGCGACCGCCCGGAGGACCGCTGGCCCGAGGCCCAGGCCTGGCTCGACGAGCAGGGCTACGACTCGACGCTGGCCTACATCCGGGCGATGGCGATCCGGGTGCTGGAGGAGACCGGGCTGCTCCCGCACCTCAACCCCGGCGTGATGTCGTGGGAGGAGCTCAACCGGCTCAAGCCGGTCTCCCCGTCGATGGGGATGATGCTCGAGACCACCTCGCGCCGCCTGTTCGAGACCAGGGGCCTGGCGCACTTCGGCTCGCCCGACAAGGACCCCGAGGTCCGGCTCCGGGTCCTCGAGGACGCCGGGCGCCACGGCATCCCGTTCACCACCGGACTGCTGGTCGGGATCGGCGAGACGCTGAGCGAGCGGGCCGAGACGATCTTCGCGCTGCGCGCGACCTCGCGGGCCTACGGCGCCGTGCAGGAGGTCATCGTCCAGAACTTCCGGGCCAAGCCCGACACCGCGATGCGCCACGTCGACGACCTCGACCTCGCCGAGTACCGCGCGGCGATCGCGGTCACCCGGCTCGTGCTCGGCCCCCGGGCCCGGATCCAGGCGCCGCCCAACCTCGTCGACCTGAGCGAGTGCAAGGCCCTGCTGGACGCCGGGGTCGACGACTGGGGCGGCGTCTCGCCGCTGACCCCGGACCACGTGAACCCCGAGCGCCCGTGGCCCTCGCTCGACCGGCTGCGCTCGATCACCGCGACCTGCGGGTTCGAGCTGCGGCCGCGGCTGACCGTGCACCCGGAGTACGTCGTCGGGTCGCTGCAGCGCGGCGAGGCCTGGATCGACCCGCGGCTGCACGCGCACGTCGCCGCGCTCGCCGGCCCGGACGGGCTGGCGATCCCCGAGGTGCGGCCGAGCGGGCTGCCGTGGCAGGAGCCCGACGGCGGCTTCGAGGCCGACCACGGCCGGGGTCGGACCGACCTGCACGCGGCCATCGACGACGACGGCCCGGCCGGGGGCCGCACCGACGACCGCCGTTCGGACTTCGGGTCGGTCTACGGCGACTGGGCCGCGGTCGGTGAGGCGGCAGCGGTCACCGGGCTGATCGACGGTGCTCCGGCGGTCCTGCACGCCGAGGGCGGCGACGCCCTGCGCGCGGCCGAGGCCGCTGCCGAGTCGGGCCTGGTCGACCTGTCCGACGAGCACGCGCTGACCCTGATGACCGCCGAGGGCGACCTGCTGCGCGAGGTCGTCCGGCTGGCCGACGCGCTGCGCAAGCAGGTCGTGGGCGACGACGTCACCTACGTCGTCAACCGGAACATCAACTTCACCAACGTCTGCTACGTCGGGTGCCGGTTCTGCGCGTTCGCGCAGCGCCGCACCGACGCGGACGCCTACTCGCTGTCGTACGCCGAGGTCGCCGACCGGGCGCAGGAGGCCTGGGACCTCGGCGCCACCGAGGTCTGCATGCAGGGCGGCATCGACCCCGAGCTGCCCGCGTCGGCGTACTTCGACATCGCGGCCGCGGTCAAGCAGCGGGTCCCGGACATGCACGTCCACGCGTTCAGCCCGATGGAGGTCGTCAACGGCACCGCCCGCACCGGCCTGTCGATCGAGGACTTCTTGATCAAGGCCCGCGAGTCCGGCCTCGGATCCCTGCCGGGAACGGCCGCGGAGATCCTCGACGACGAGGTCCGCTGGGTGCTCACGAAGGGCAAGCTGCCCGCGCGGACCTGGATCGAGATCGTCTCCACCGCGCACCGCATCGGGCTGCCCACGACGAGCACGATGATGTACGGCCACGTCGACAACCCGCGGCACTGGGTCGGGCACCTGGGCGTCCTCAAGCAGGTCCAGGACACCGCGGCCGAGAACGGCAGCAGCGGGTTCACCGAGTTCGTGCCGCTCCCGTTCGTGCACACCAGCGCCCCGATCTACCTCGCCGGCGTCGCCCGTCCCGGGCCCACGCTGCGCGACAACCTCGCCGTGCACGCGATGGCCAGGATCCTGCTCCACGGCCGGATCGCCAACATCCAGACCAGCTGGGTCAAGCTCGGCGTCGACGGCACCCGCGCCATGCTCAACGCCGGCGCCAACGACCTCGGCGGCACCCTGATGGAGGAGACCATCTCCCGGATGGCCGGCTCCGAGCACGGCTCCGCCAAGACCGTCGAGGAGCTCACCGAGATCGGCGCCGGCATCGACCGGCCGGTGCGCGAACGCACCACGCTCTACGGTGAGCCCCCCGTGCGGGCGGGTCGCTCGGGCGTGTCCTAG
- a CDS encoding MMPL family transporter — translation MHRQIAGKLTGPVTKWIVLVAVIVIAGGLASLAGKLIDVQNNETESWLPESAESTKAFEKLEAFQDPYDVGTTVVYYRASGLTQADLADIEKQAGEIGELDGVSNVLTPEGAKAAGIPAPFVSEDGKVAKLEFTVNYGDKLWEELPDLKPKIDKIIAIDGVKSYLAGAGGQSADAATIFSSGDSNLLLITLGVVVLILLVTYRSPILWLLPIITAVVGLGAAMGVLYLLAKNTSLTVNGQTQFILTVLVIGAGTDYALLLVARYREELRRHEDRHEAMAFALHRAAPAILASSATVVVGLLCLMFADLNSTAGMGPANAVGIAVTFVVMVTLLPALLVICGRWVFWPFVPHFGSSEPTASGLWAKVGRGIAPRPRAVWAGTALVLAFLCLGFLRLDTGGIPSDEQYTKDQDSVIGQTILVEHGLVDASTPIQVVANADRADDVIAAMSGVDGISTPIQVASKDGTALIVADLTSDPYSDKATTAVKDVRAAVHEVPGADALTTGMTAVSIDIMDASARDNKVIIPIVLGAVLLILAGLLRSILSPVLLIGTVILSFGAALGISGLVFDLVYGRGHTDPGYPLFAFVFLVALGIDYNIFLMTRVREEAATHGTRRGSLIALSSTGGVITSAGLVLAATFAMLATMPLTFTLQLGTTVALGVLLDTLIVRSVLVTALNLDLGGKIWWPSKLDRGDAAVAGPPAAEEQRVPALD, via the coding sequence ATGCACCGTCAGATCGCCGGCAAGCTGACCGGCCCCGTCACCAAGTGGATCGTCCTCGTCGCGGTCATCGTGATCGCCGGCGGCCTGGCCTCCCTGGCAGGCAAGCTCATCGACGTCCAGAACAACGAGACGGAGTCCTGGCTGCCCGAGAGCGCCGAGTCCACCAAGGCCTTCGAGAAGCTCGAGGCGTTCCAGGACCCCTACGACGTCGGCACGACCGTCGTCTACTACCGCGCGTCCGGCCTCACCCAGGCCGACCTCGCGGACATCGAGAAGCAGGCCGGAGAGATCGGCGAGCTCGACGGCGTCAGCAACGTGCTCACCCCCGAGGGGGCGAAGGCCGCCGGCATCCCGGCGCCCTTCGTGTCCGAGGACGGCAAGGTCGCCAAGCTCGAGTTCACCGTCAACTACGGCGACAAGCTCTGGGAGGAGCTGCCCGACCTCAAGCCCAAGATCGACAAGATCATCGCGATCGACGGCGTGAAGTCCTACCTGGCCGGCGCGGGTGGCCAGAGCGCCGACGCAGCGACGATCTTCTCCTCGGGCGACAGCAACCTGCTGCTGATCACGCTCGGTGTCGTCGTCCTCATCCTGCTGGTCACCTACCGCAGCCCGATCCTGTGGCTGCTGCCGATCATCACTGCGGTGGTCGGGCTCGGCGCCGCGATGGGCGTGCTCTACCTGCTCGCCAAGAACACCAGCCTCACGGTCAACGGGCAGACGCAGTTCATCCTCACCGTCCTGGTGATCGGCGCGGGCACCGACTACGCCCTGCTGCTGGTGGCGCGCTACCGCGAGGAGCTGAGGCGCCACGAGGACCGGCACGAGGCGATGGCGTTCGCCCTGCACCGCGCCGCCCCGGCGATCCTGGCCAGCTCCGCGACCGTCGTGGTCGGCCTGCTCTGCCTGATGTTCGCCGACCTCAACTCGACCGCCGGCATGGGTCCGGCCAACGCCGTCGGCATCGCGGTCACCTTCGTCGTGATGGTCACCCTGCTGCCCGCTCTGCTGGTGATCTGCGGTCGCTGGGTGTTCTGGCCGTTCGTGCCCCACTTCGGGAGCTCCGAGCCGACGGCCTCCGGCCTGTGGGCGAAGGTCGGCCGGGGCATCGCCCCGCGCCCGCGCGCGGTGTGGGCCGGCACCGCCCTCGTGCTGGCCTTCCTGTGCCTGGGCTTCCTGCGCCTCGACACGGGCGGCATCCCCAGCGACGAGCAGTACACCAAGGACCAGGACTCCGTGATCGGGCAGACGATCCTGGTCGAGCACGGCCTCGTCGACGCCAGCACGCCGATCCAGGTCGTCGCGAACGCCGACCGCGCGGACGACGTCATCGCCGCGATGTCCGGGGTCGACGGCATCTCCACGCCGATCCAGGTCGCGAGCAAGGACGGCACGGCGCTGATCGTCGCCGACCTGACCAGCGACCCCTACTCGGACAAGGCGACCACGGCGGTCAAGGACGTGCGTGCCGCCGTCCACGAGGTGCCCGGTGCCGATGCCCTGACGACCGGCATGACCGCGGTCTCGATCGACATCATGGATGCGTCGGCACGGGACAACAAGGTGATCATCCCGATCGTCCTCGGAGCCGTGCTGCTGATCCTGGCCGGACTGCTGCGCTCGATCCTCTCGCCGGTCCTGCTCATCGGCACCGTGATCCTGTCGTTCGGCGCAGCGCTCGGCATCTCCGGACTGGTCTTCGACCTGGTGTACGGACGCGGGCACACCGATCCGGGCTACCCGCTGTTCGCGTTCGTCTTCCTGGTCGCCCTGGGCATCGACTACAACATCTTCTTGATGACCCGGGTCCGCGAGGAGGCAGCGACCCACGGCACCCGGCGCGGATCGCTGATCGCCCTCTCCTCGACGGGCGGCGTGATCACCTCGGCCGGCCTCGTGCTGGCCGCGACCTTCGCGATGCTGGCCACGATGCCGCTGACGTTCACGCTGCAGCTCGGTACCACCGTCGCACTGGGCGTGCTGCTCGACACGTTGATCGTCCGCTCGGTCCTGGTCACCGCGCTGAACCTCGACCTGGGCGGCAAGATCTGGTGGCCGAGCAAGCTCGACCGGGGCGACGCCGCGGTGGCGGGACCCCCGGCGGCCGAGGAGCAGAGGGTGCCGGCGCTCGACTGA
- a CDS encoding acyl-CoA dehydrogenase family protein has translation MPERPSIYETEHEDFRKSVRAFLEREVVPFHAQWEKDGIVSREVWRKAGDAGILGFEVPEEYGGPGIKDFRYNAIVAEECARAGASGPGFAVHTDIIVPYLVAIGNEEQKQRWLPGTVSGDIITAIAMTEPGAGSDLQGIRTTAVDKGDHYVLNGSKTFISNGILSDLVIVVAKTDPEAGAHGISLLVVEEGMPGFTRGTNLDKLGLKAQDTAELSFDDVEVPKANLLGEEGQGFIYLMQNLPQERVSIATIAIAAIEHVLDLTLDYVKTREAFGKPIGKFQNTRFTLAEMATEAYIARVFVNHCIEQLNKGEVDTALASMAKWWTTELQKKIVDQGVQMHGGYGYMLEYPIAKAYADTRIQTIYGGTTEIQKEIIGRFLGL, from the coding sequence ATGCCCGAGCGTCCCAGCATCTACGAGACCGAGCACGAGGACTTCCGCAAGAGCGTCCGCGCGTTCCTGGAGCGCGAGGTCGTCCCCTTCCACGCGCAGTGGGAGAAGGACGGCATCGTCAGCCGCGAGGTGTGGCGCAAGGCCGGCGACGCCGGGATCCTCGGCTTCGAGGTCCCCGAGGAGTACGGCGGTCCCGGCATCAAGGACTTCCGCTACAACGCGATCGTGGCCGAGGAGTGCGCCCGCGCCGGCGCCAGCGGCCCCGGCTTCGCCGTCCACACCGACATCATCGTGCCGTACCTGGTCGCGATCGGGAACGAGGAGCAGAAGCAGCGCTGGCTGCCCGGCACCGTGTCCGGCGACATCATCACGGCGATCGCGATGACCGAGCCCGGCGCGGGCTCGGACCTGCAGGGCATCCGCACCACCGCTGTCGACAAGGGCGACCACTACGTCCTCAACGGGTCGAAGACCTTCATCAGCAACGGCATCCTGTCCGACCTGGTCATCGTCGTCGCCAAGACCGACCCCGAGGCCGGCGCCCACGGCATCAGCCTGCTCGTCGTCGAGGAGGGGATGCCCGGCTTCACCCGCGGCACCAACCTCGACAAGCTCGGCCTCAAGGCGCAGGACACCGCGGAGCTGAGCTTCGACGACGTCGAGGTGCCGAAGGCCAACCTGCTGGGCGAGGAGGGCCAGGGCTTCATCTACCTGATGCAGAACCTGCCCCAGGAGCGGGTCTCGATCGCCACGATCGCCATCGCCGCGATCGAGCACGTCCTCGACCTGACCCTCGACTACGTGAAGACCCGCGAGGCGTTCGGCAAGCCGATCGGCAAGTTCCAGAACACCCGCTTCACGTTGGCCGAGATGGCCACCGAGGCCTACATCGCGCGGGTGTTCGTCAACCACTGCATCGAGCAGCTCAACAAGGGCGAGGTCGACACCGCGCTCGCGTCGATGGCGAAGTGGTGGACCACCGAGCTGCAGAAGAAGATCGTCGACCAGGGCGTGCAGATGCACGGCGGCTACGGCTACATGCTCGAGTACCCCATCGCCAAGGCGTACGCCGACACCCGGATCCAGACGATCTACGGCGGCACGACCGAGATCCAGAAGGAGATCATCGGACGTTTCCTCGGCCTGTGA